GGATAATGAAGTTTATCAAAGTGCAAGTAAAATGATGAACTCGGCTACTTTTGGACAGTTCATAATCCTTATCGTTTATTTGCCGATTCTTGCTTTAAGAGGCATTGAAGGAAAAATGTTCGGACCAATGGCTCAAACGGTTGGTTTTGCAATAGTTGGTGCACTCATCCTATCGCTTACCTATGTGCCGATGATGAGTGCATTATTTTTATCAAGAAAAACTGAACATAAAGAAAATATTTCTGATAAAATGATGAAAGCAATTCAGCGTGCTTACAAACCGGTAATTGAATTTGCCATTAAATTTAAAATAGGAGTTGTTGCAGTTTCTTTGGCTTTATTTATTGGCGCAGTTATGCTATATAATACATTAGGTGGCGAATTTATTCCTACTTTGGAAGAAGGTGATTTTGCATTTCATTCTATATTACCTCAGGGGAGTTCACTGTCAGAAAGTGTAAAAAATAACGAAAGGGTTGAAAAGGTGCTTTTACAGTTTCCGGAAGTGAAACAGGTAATTGCTAAGTCAGGTAGTGCCGAAGTACCTACAGATCCTATGCCCCCGGAAGCAACGGATATGATGATCATCTTAAAAGATAAAAGCGAATGGACAACTACAGATGATTATTGGGAATTAGCGGATACAATGATGAAAGAATTACAAAAAATACCGGGTGTATTTTTTGAAAGTAACCAGCCCATTCAAATGCGATTTAACGAATTAATGACCGGGGTTAGGCAGGATATTGCCGTTAAATTATTCGGGGAAAATTTGGATACGCTTTTGCAGTATGCTAATTTAATTGCAGCGGAAATTGCGACTGTTGAAGGTGCTGGTTCGCCGCAGGTGGAAAAAGTTTCCGGACTTCCTCAAATTAGTATTACTTATGACAGAAATCGGTTAGCGCAATATGGGGTAAATGTTTCAGATGTAAATAAGATCATTAAAACAGCTTTTGCCGGTGAACCTGCAGGAATTGTTTTTGAAAACGAGCGGCGATATGATATGGTTGTTCGTTTGGATTCTGCATATAGAAAAGATATTACCGATGTGGAAACATTATTTGTTCCATTGCCAAATGGAGGACAAATTCCGTTGCAACAAGTAGCAGAAGTGATCTATAAACTTGGGCCTGCTCAAATTAGCAGGGAAGATGGAAAACGCAGAATTGTAGTGGGATTAAATGTAAAAGATCGAGATGTTCAAAGTGTAGTGGAGGATATGCAGAAAAAGATTGAAGCGGATGTTAAATTACCTATTGGATATTATGTAACCTACGGAGGCCAATTTGAAAATTTAAAAGAAGCAACGCAACGCTTAACAATTGCAGTCCCTGTAGCCTTATTAATGATTCTAATTCTATTATATCTTACATTCAGTTCGATGAAACAAGCGCTTTTAATTTTTACTGCGATACCACTATCGGCAATTGGTGGTGTTATTGCGCTGTGGATGAGAGATATGCCTTTCAGTATTTCGGCAGGTATTGGGTTTATTGCTTTATTTGGAGTTGCTGTTTTAAATGGAATAGTGCTTATTAGTACTTTTAATCAACTGGCTAAGGAAGGTGTTCACGACATTTATGAAAGGGTAAGACAAGGAACAATGATTCGCTTGCGTCCGGTTTTAATGACGGCAAGTGTTGCGTCATTGGGATTTCTTCCAATGGCTCTATCGAATAGTGCGGGTGCAGAAGTTCAACGGCCACTAGCCACAGTTGTTATCGGTGGATTAATTTCGGCTACTGCACTTACTTTAATTGTTTTACCTGCGCTTTACATTTTGTTTAATCGCAAACGAAAACGCAAAATACCAGTAGCTGCAATTGTAACCTTTTTTGCGATAAATGGTTTATTTATTTCAGAAAAAATTTCCGCACAAAACGTTGTTCAATTGCCTCTTGATTCAGTTGTAAATATAGCATTGAGAAATAACCCACAAATTAAAGCCGCTGAATTAGAGATAATAAGAAATCAACAATTAAAAAAAACCAGTTTTAATTTGCCAAAAACAGAACTGTTTTTTGAAAATGAAGATATACTTGGGAATACCGACGATGGGATATTAAAAATAGGAATTCAACAAGGAATTGAATTTCCAACCACCTATATAACAAAAAACAAAATAAACAATCAAAATATTGTAATAAGTGAAACGGTATTGGCGCTTACACAAAAGGATCTTGCGAAAGAAGTGAACAGCGCCTATTTTGACTTGATATTTGCAGTAAATAAAAAGGAAATTTTACAAAAAAAAGATAGTTTATATACAAATTATGAGGAAGCAGCTAGGGCCAGATACGATGCAGGAGAAACGAATTATTTAGAAAAAATTTCTGCGGAAGCAAAACGCAAAGAAGTAAATCTGGAATATTCGAATACCGAAACAGAGATCATTATTGCGCAATCAAAATTGCAGCAATTTATGCGGGTTGATTTTATCGTATTGCCAGATGTTTCTAAAGTAACAAGATTATCCTTTGATAATGCTGCGCTAAATATGAGCCATCCATTCCTATCTTATTACCAACAACAAATTGAATTGGCATCCTACCAAAAAAGCTTGGCTAAAAATAATCTGTTGCCTGATTTTAGTTTCAGGTATTTTAATCAAAATCTATTTGGTATTGATCCCGGATATAAAGGATATAGCATTGGCATAGGTGTCCCGATCGCTTTTTGGAGTTATACAGCTCAAATAAAAGCTGCTGAAACA
The genomic region above belongs to Bacteroidota bacterium and contains:
- a CDS encoding CusA/CzcA family heavy metal efflux RND transporter, giving the protein MINKIIQFSIKNKLAIGFMTLALIIWGTISLINLPIDAVPDITNNQVQVITTTPTLATQEVEQFVTAPIERSMGNLPDIEEIRSVSRFGLSVVTIVFDDKVDIYFARQLVSQKLKEAEEQIPAGIGTPEMSPVSTGLGEVYQYVLHPAEGFEDKFTAMDLRSMQDWIVARQLIGTPGIAEVNSFGGFLKQYEVAVDPMRLKAMNITIPEIFEALEKNNENTGGAYIEKQQSSYYIRGVGLVTSLDDIGNIVVKTNSLGMPVLIRDVAKVQFGFAPRYGAQTRNGEGEVVGGIVMMLKGENSGDVVARVKDRMEIIQKALPEGVVIDAYLDRTSLVNRAIATVEKNLLEGALIVLFILVLFLGNVRAGLIVASVIPLAMLFAVALMQLFGVSGNLMSLGAIDFGLIVDGAVIIVESILHRITQSKHHHVGIKKLSRDQMDNEVYQSASKMMNSATFGQFIILIVYLPILALRGIEGKMFGPMAQTVGFAIVGALILSLTYVPMMSALFLSRKTEHKENISDKMMKAIQRAYKPVIEFAIKFKIGVVAVSLALFIGAVMLYNTLGGEFIPTLEEGDFAFHSILPQGSSLSESVKNNERVEKVLLQFPEVKQVIAKSGSAEVPTDPMPPEATDMMIILKDKSEWTTTDDYWELADTMMKELQKIPGVFFESNQPIQMRFNELMTGVRQDIAVKLFGENLDTLLQYANLIAAEIATVEGAGSPQVEKVSGLPQISITYDRNRLAQYGVNVSDVNKIIKTAFAGEPAGIVFENERRYDMVVRLDSAYRKDITDVETLFVPLPNGGQIPLQQVAEVIYKLGPAQISREDGKRRIVVGLNVKDRDVQSVVEDMQKKIEADVKLPIGYYVTYGGQFENLKEATQRLTIAVPVALLMILILLYLTFSSMKQALLIFTAIPLSAIGGVIALWMRDMPFSISAGIGFIALFGVAVLNGIVLISTFNQLAKEGVHDIYERVRQGTMIRLRPVLMTASVASLGFLPMALSNSAGAEVQRPLATVVIGGLISATALTLIVLPALYILFNRKRKRKIPVAAIVTFFAINGLFISEKISAQNVVQLPLDSVVNIALRNNPQIKAAELEIIRNQQLKKTSFNLPKTELFFENEDILGNTDDGILKIGIQQGIEFPTTYITKNKINNQNIVISETVLALTQKDLAKEVNSAYFDLIFAVNKKEILQKKDSLYTNYEEAARARYDAGETNYLEKISAEAKRKEVNLEYSNTETEIIIAQSKLQQFMRVDFIVLPDVSKVTRLSFDNAALNMSHPFLSYYQQQIELASYQKSLAKNNLLPDFSFRYFNQNLFGIDPGYKGYSIGIGVPIAFWSYTAQIKAAETQKQIALVNYENESIQFISALAQLNLQYEIANTTVQYLESTGLTQAEEILRTAKTAYSAGEIGYFELIFANEEYFNRQFNYLQALEDLNQTIININYFINK